The proteins below come from a single Fusobacterium simiae genomic window:
- a CDS encoding acetyl-CoA hydrolase/transferase family protein: protein MGNWKERYEAKLCTPDEAIKKIAGVKRIIFEHACGESTLLTEALMKNKELFKKAEIIHLVAMGKGEYAKEENSEYFRHNALFVGGTTREAANSSYGDYTPSFFFEMPELFKKGGALNPDVTIIQVSYPDEHGYCSYGISCDYTKGAAENSNVVIAQVNKFMPRTLGNCFIHIDNIDYIVEQATPIIELKIPVVGEIEKRIGEYCASLIDDGATLQLGIGAIPDAVLTFLRGKKDLGIHSEMISDGVVDLVNLGVITNKRKNINTGKSIVSFLMGTKKLYDYIDNNPEIELHPVEYVNNPFIIAQNDNMISINSAIQVDLMGQVNAESIGSKQFSGTGGQVDFVRGAAMSKGGKSIIALPSTAAKGTISKIVFTLDEGAAVTTSRNDVDYIVTEYGIAHLKGKSLRERAKALIEITHPDFREELRKKAVEKFGVL from the coding sequence ATGGGAAATTGGAAAGAAAGATATGAAGCAAAACTTTGTACTCCTGATGAGGCAATAAAAAAAATTGCAGGTGTTAAAAGAATAATTTTTGAACATGCTTGTGGAGAATCAACTTTATTAACTGAAGCTCTAATGAAAAACAAAGAATTATTTAAAAAAGCTGAAATTATCCATTTAGTTGCTATGGGTAAAGGAGAATATGCAAAAGAAGAAAATTCTGAATATTTTAGACATAATGCCTTATTTGTAGGTGGAACAACAAGAGAAGCAGCAAATAGTTCCTATGGTGATTATACTCCTTCATTCTTTTTTGAAATGCCAGAATTATTTAAAAAGGGAGGAGCTTTAAATCCAGATGTAACAATTATACAAGTTTCTTATCCAGATGAACATGGCTATTGTAGTTATGGAATTTCTTGTGATTATACAAAGGGTGCAGCAGAAAATTCTAATGTAGTCATTGCACAAGTAAATAAATTTATGCCAAGAACTTTAGGAAATTGTTTTATTCATATTGATAATATTGATTATATTGTTGAACAAGCTACTCCTATTATAGAATTAAAAATCCCAGTTGTTGGAGAAATTGAAAAAAGAATTGGGGAATATTGTGCAAGTTTGATAGATGATGGAGCTACTTTACAATTAGGTATAGGTGCTATTCCAGATGCTGTTCTTACTTTTTTAAGAGGTAAAAAAGATTTAGGAATACATTCTGAAATGATATCTGATGGGGTTGTGGATTTAGTTAATTTGGGTGTAATAACAAATAAAAGAAAAAATATTAATACAGGAAAATCAATTGTCAGCTTTTTAATGGGGACTAAGAAATTGTATGATTACATAGATAATAATCCTGAAATAGAATTACATCCAGTTGAATATGTAAATAATCCTTTTATCATTGCACAAAATGACAATATGATTTCAATTAATTCAGCTATTCAAGTTGATTTGATGGGACAAGTAAATGCAGAATCTATTGGCTCAAAACAATTTAGTGGAACAGGAGGACAAGTAGATTTTGTTAGAGGAGCAGCAATGTCTAAAGGAGGAAAATCAATAATTGCCCTACCATCAACTGCAGCTAAAGGAACAATTTCTAAAATTGTATTTACATTAGATGAAGGAGCAGCTGTAACAACTTCAAGAAATGATGTTGATTATATTGTAACTGAATATGGAATAGCTCATTTAAAGGGTAAATCTTTAAGAGAAAGAGCAAAAGCCCTAATTGAAATAACTCATCCAGATTTTAGAGAAGAGCTTAGAAAAAAAGCAGTAGAAAAATTTGGAGTACTATAA
- a CDS encoding NifU family protein: MDKIEKFLDKEIRPYLKSHGGDIEIINYSIEKKELNLRLKGQCCVCPHSIETNENFIKKSILEKFSEIKNIYIETGVSDELWNLAKNILKEDKNGKLERKI; this comes from the coding sequence ATGGATAAAATTGAAAAATTTTTAGATAAAGAAATAAGACCATATTTAAAAAGTCATGGAGGAGATATAGAAATTATAAACTATTCTATAGAAAAAAAAGAATTAAATTTAAGATTAAAGGGGCAATGTTGTGTTTGCCCCCATTCTATAGAAACTAATGAAAATTTTATAAAAAAAAGTATTTTAGAAAAATTTTCAGAAATAAAAAATATTTATATAGAAACTGGAGTATCTGATGAATTGTGGAATTTAGCAAAAAATATTTTAAAGGAGGATAAGAATGGGAAATTGGAAAGAAAGATATGA